Below is a window of Podospora pseudocomata strain CBS 415.72m chromosome 1 map unlocalized CBS415.72m_1.2, whole genome shotgun sequence DNA.
GCGACATCCTCTTCTGGTGCAAAAGAAAGAACCGCATGCTCAAACGTAACCGTCGGTTTTCTCGGAACACTCTCACTCCCGCCCGTCCCAACCTTCTTAGGATCATTTGGCCCacggtgatgatgctgctgctgcttctgctgcttattcccaacctccacatcagcagcagtctgcctcctgctcctcgcaatctccttctcgttcacctccacctccggccGCCGCAGCCCGCTGTGCGACCCCCAATCTCCGCCACAGAAAAGatgctcctccacctcctgtGCGGCCCGTCGGCACAACAGTCCGGGTACCCaaacccccgccgccgccagcgcccTCTTCGCCCACCGGTTGTTGATGCAGGCAATGTGCCAGTCGACAATATCCGGGCTGGCATACCGGTCCAGCTGATTCCTCACGTCAATCAGCTGCTGCACCGAGGTAATGTCGACGTGGTTCACCGAGCTGAAATCCAGAATCACCGCCTTGAGCGTCGGCAAGCTCACGTCCACCCCCACGATCCCCCGCGTCCACCCCGGCCGCAGCCGCCGCCTTCATGTCCTTCCTGACGGGCCGGGAAACGTTCCAGGCCGATCGCCAGGCCGGTCGAAATGCGACAGGTTCGTCCGCCGGTGTGCGCAAAATGTGTTCCACCAAGTGCTCCAGGCTGCTCCCGCGTTCCGGGTAGCTGAACCCCTCGGCGAACCGGTAGATGAAGATGCCAGGGATACGGATTGTCCAGCTCAATCTCGGGGTTGGACCCATCCGCGTGCGTGATAGGCAAGAAGATGTTGCGTGTCGGCGCCTCCTGCGAGCCGGTAAACGTGCCATACCCGGGTACCGGCTGCTGCCTGTCGTTGCCAATAACGCGATTTCCAAGCATGGATTGAACCTTGACACGCCCAAGAACCGGCCTTTCGATCTCAAAATCCGAAGAGAAGATCGCTGCCGAGAGCAGCACCGTGGTGTAGATGCCATTCTCCAATGCTCGAAAAGATGGTGACGAACACACCGACAAAAAGATCAAGACCTCAAATGGTGATACGAGCCAGAACTGATAGATGGTattgggagggtgatgaggtcgCCGACGGCATGGATAATCACCGCAGAGAGTGACGCGTTGGGAATGTAGTAAAACACGGCCGGCAAGGCGTagatggcggggagggaACCACAAAAGGCTGTGATGACGCCGGCAAACGGAGTCCTCACGCCGGCCTTCGACTTAATGGCAGTGCGACTGAAAGAGCCCGTTGCAGCGTACCCGCCGAGGAAGGGCCCCagcatgttggtgatgccaaTGGCTACCATTTCTTGAGAAGGGTTGATTCTGTAGTTGTTGACCCGACCGAACGACTTCGAGATAGCAATGTGTTCGATGAGCAGCACCACTACAGTAGCGGGCAAGTATCCCATCAGGTTGCTGACAATAGAGGTATTGATGACCGGGACAGCCGCGTTTTGGAACCCTGGCAATACATCAGTCACCAATCTATTTCAGACGTTTGGCTGGTACATACCTCTAGGAACGTCAAACAAGATTTTGAATCTGGCTGTACCCCTCGGCAAGCTCCTGTTGACCAGGTAGCTGATCAGAGTGTAGAGAACAATGACGAACACGACCCTCAACGTCAGAAATGAAGAAGGCAGAAGCTTTTGATGTTTTTTGGGTAGTGTGTCCCAATCCACATGCAGACTCCCTGATAAGGTAAAGCATAGCAAGTGCCGACAACCCCATGGCGGCATCCATACTCGCTGTGTTTCAGGTGTTTGAGTATGTTGATGAACACAAAGATACGTCGGATCGCGAGTTGAAAAGCCGCTGAGGCCCATCAGCGATGGAACTTGCCCGACAGCAATGCAGATGGCTGAGCCGGTCATGAATGCCGAGAGTGAGGTAAGCGAGATAATATCGACAATCCATCCGCAGCGGATGAGCCCGATGGACACCACAACGGCACCGGCCAAGAGTGCAGAGCAGATGCAATGACATGGCCTGGAACGTCAGGAAGGACAGCAGCCATATCAGTCGACAGCGCCGGTAAGTTGAGACGCGACAGCAACAGGCTGTCAGAGTATCAGTAATCTAGCACCAAGCATTGAGCTTTGGGATGCCTTACCGATGgtgatgtccttgaggttGCGAAGAACCAGTAAGCAAGAACACCCATAAAGCTCGAATACAGACCAAACTGAACATCCAGGTTGGCCAGTCTGGCATAAGCCATACCTTGAGGTAATACGACAGCAGCGCCGATGGTGATGCCTGTTGTCTGGTTAGTAACAGGGTTCAATAAGCCGGCATTGAGTTTCCTTACCAGCAACCAGATCTCCAGCGAGCCATTGAAGGGATTGTAGGTATCCGATCCAGGAGAAACGAAACAGAGACACCAGATATCGCGCACTTGCGGGCCAGAAGGTACTAATTTCAAAAAAGTCATCCACCCTCGGTGACTCCTCCACAAATGTCTGAGTCTGGTCTGTGTTGAAATGGGCTGTTTTCTCTTGGGTCATTGACATGGTGATGATATGGGTCTTTTTTGGTTGTAGCTGGATTCCCAGCAGCCAGGCCTGTGTACCAACTCAGATGTCATGGCTAGTTTCTGATGATATGACCACACTGAGAAGAGTCGATGTTGAGTTCTTGAAATGCTGTCACACCATGGGCTGGTAAGGAAGAGATCAAATGCTTGAACAGATACACCGCCTCGGATCTTTTTCAATCTTTTTAGATGCTGTAAATGATGCGATCCGAGGGCGTATCGGCCTGAATAAGCGCCGGATTGCCGAAGTCGTCGTCAGCTGCGGGATTGCGCCGGATATACCAAACCATGCCGTAGGTGTAAGGATTATAGGTGATGAGGTTTGGCGGAGATGTGATTAGGAGGCTGCAGATGGAGTGTGCCCCAAATCACATTAATAGATGGGCGGCGTGAGTGTTTATCATTAGGTAACAGGTCCCGCTCAGAGTGCCGGGACTCCACTTTCTAGCAAAGGTGACGGGAGGAAGAATGAGACATCAGGAGACCAGCTCAAAGGtcccaacaacctggaaaaGCAACAAGGAAGGCTCGATACGCATATCCTAGAGAGGCAGGGAATGTTGGACTGTTGACGTCGGGCCCGACAGGCGGTGAAGAGGCGGCGGGGTCGGGTGCGGTGGGCGAGTGAGCATCAGAGTGGATGGCGCAATCGATGCCCTTGCCTATCACAGCCCAACAAATTACCACTGGCACCGCTGGGTCCAAGTCTTAGTCCGCAGTTGGTGGGACTGGGAAAGGCAGGGAAGTGACTAACCAAGGTCTTTGCCGGCCGGGTTGAATGGTGACGATCAACGTTTCACCTTGCTAACCCACCAGGACATATCCTCAGTTGCAGTTTCAAACCTCAAAGTCGAGGCTACCGTACGGGAGACCGCTAGGCCAATCGATTCGACACCAAAAGCACAGTCATCGCTGAATGTGACACCGGCAAGGCACGAACATGTGAGTAAGATATTCGAGAGCAATGAGGGCTCACTTGAGCACCAATGTCAGCCCGACCCGAGAACACGGGAAGACATCCATCGTCGCTGTCTCAGTAAACGCAATGTAGGCGTTGGTTAGCGATTTGCAAATGCCATGTTTCCAGCATAATTCAGTGGGTAAACCCCGCCCCAGCCTATCAAGCTACAACGGATGTGTGGCTACTGACCTCGAGAGAGTCACCGTGTCTCGTGGAAGATATGTATGGGGTTGTCTTGATGATGCAATGAGCACCGAAGTTGAGGTGCTTTGCCAAGGGCCAGtcaaaccacccaaaccccgcGGCGGGCTGCTGAGTCATCCCATCACCaggggcgagggagggagggatgtTGTTCTTCCTCTGATATACTTGCAATGTTGATGGGGCCTTCTGGCGTTTTGGGAGCTTCAACTCCGATATCCTCCATGGcttggcggtgatgatgtgaagcTGTGTGGTCTGGATTTGATTCTGGCTGTTGATGGCGGGCAATCGTGCATGATGACCTGCAGATTTTGGCCCGCGTCTTGGCAACGTTGCTCTGGGACAAGACATCAACTGTCTTATCTAATCGCCCACCAGTTGTGATTGTTCCCTTTTCCTGCCTGAGCAACATGCTGTTATCAGGCTAGTGCCATACCACAGTGGATGATGGGCATGAGCTGTGGATTTGCCCTAAGGGGACTCATATTCCGCAGGGGTGAGATGAACAAAAGGTTTTGAGTGATGCGGCGGGTGCATCAGATACTGTATATACTGCCAGCTTGGTATCTAAACCTCGCTGTCTCCATCTTGAACGAGGGCACGGGCATTGCCATCTAAGTGGTAGAAAGTGGCTCCGGGTGATCATCTTGGCAACCGTCAGCCGCTCCGGGCCGCAACCGAACATCCACTCCGGGGCCGGCATCAGCTGGGGATGTGCTCCCTGGCGAGACAGCCGTAACCTTTGTGGTCAGGCCGGCATCCTCCGTGAATTGTCTTCGGCCTCGACTCTCAGATCGGCAGGGGCGGGGGCCGACTCAGTGACCAATCCCGTCTCGACGGCGATCCATTAGGGAAACTGAAACCATGACCAGGAAGTTGCCAGAGAAAACAGCTTGATCGTCAAAAGTTGGTTCTTCTGGAAGGATGGAACAGGGGGTTTCGGTCCCGATGCATGGCGACCTCCTCGATGGAAAGTGGTTGCCGAAAATTGCAGACCCGAAAACAGGCTCTGCAAGGTTTCCGTTGTTCT
It encodes the following:
- a CDS encoding uncharacterized protein (EggNog:ENOG503NVZY; COG:P) translates to MSMTQEKTAHFNTDQTQTFVEESPRVDDFFEISTFWPASARYLVSLFRFSWIGYLQSLQWLAGDLVAGITIGAAVVLPQGMAYARLANLDVQFGLYSSFMGVLAYWFFATSRTSPSPVAVAPCHCICSALLAGAVVVSIGLIRCGWIVDIISLTSLSAFMTGSAICIAVGQVPSLMGLSGFSTRDPTYLCVHQHTQTPETQRVWMPPWGCRHLLCFTLSGSLHVDWDTLPKKHQKLLPSSFLTLRVVFVIVLYTLISYLVNRSLPRGTARFKILFDVPRGFQNAAVPVINTSIVSNLMGYLPATVVVLLIEHIAISKSFGRVNNYRINPSQEMVAIGITNMLGPFLGGYAATGSFSRTAIKSKAGVRTPFAGVITAFCGSLPAIYALPAVFYYIPNASLSAFWLVSPFEVLIFLSVCSSPSFRALENGIYTTVLLSAAIFSSDFEIERPVLGRVKVQSMLGNRVIGNDRQQPVPGYGTFTGSQEAPTRNIFLPITHADGSNPEIELDNPYPWHLHLPVRRGVQLPGTREQPGALGGTHFAHTGGRTCRISTGLAIGLERFPARQEGHEGGGCGRGGRGGSWGWTLPTLKAVILDFSSVNHVDITSVQQLIDVRNQLDRYASPDIVDWHIACINNRWAKRALAAAGVWVPGLLCRRAAQEVEEHLFCGGDWGSHSGLRRPEVEVNEKEIARSRRQTAADVEVGNKQQKQQQHHHRGPNDPKKVGTGGSESVPRKPTVTFEHAVLSFAPEEDVAGAGATVGGRWWRRAWDQSAAVS